The following coding sequences lie in one Flagellimonas eckloniae genomic window:
- a CDS encoding LysE family translocator, translated as MKLQFNWTKEKGPKKVSSKLFWKGFLMNVLNPKVTIFFLAFFPGFLFSDEMNIVSQFLYTGITFYADCTNYFWTYCYFWPVPFLIFLEKIQERACT; from the coding sequence GTGAAGCTTCAATTCAATTGGACAAAGGAAAAAGGTCCAAAAAAAGTATCATCCAAATTGTTCTGGAAAGGATTCCTTATGAATGTATTGAATCCTAAGGTAACTATTTTCTTTTTGGCTTTTTTTCCAGGGTTTTTGTTTAGCGATGAAATGAATATCGTTTCTCAGTTTTTATATACTGGGATTACTTTTTATGCTGACTGCACTAATTATTTTTGGACTTATTGCTATTTTTGGCCGGTGCCATTTCTAATTTTCTTAGAAAAAATCCAAGAACGGGCGTGTACTTGA
- a CDS encoding choice-of-anchor L domain-containing protein produces MSFNFLFASEEYQDDFQCTFSDVFAFILTDSNGNSTNLALVPGTEDLVSATTIRPGVSGICEAQNIGFYGRSNNDDSAISMAGMTRSMVAASEVTPGEVYSIKLVIADNLDSALDSAVFLEGSSFSTDVGLGEDRTVQNGQPSVHR; encoded by the coding sequence ATAAGTTTTAATTTTCTTTTTGCCTCGGAAGAATACCAAGATGATTTTCAATGCACGTTTTCGGATGTTTTTGCTTTTATTCTAACAGATTCAAATGGAAACTCCACTAACCTTGCCCTTGTTCCTGGCACCGAGGACCTTGTTTCTGCTACAACAATAAGACCAGGGGTGTCGGGAATATGTGAAGCACAAAATATAGGGTTTTATGGCCGTTCCAACAATGATGATTCAGCTATCTCTATGGCCGGAATGACCAGAAGTATGGTTGCAGCCTCAGAAGTTACACCTGGAGAGGTTTATAGTATTAAACTGGTTATAGCTGATAATTTGGACTCCGCATTGGATTCAGCAGTCTTTCTGGAAGGTAGTAGCTTTTCTACTGATGTTGGACTTGGGGAAGATAGAACCGTCCAAAATGGACAACCATCTGTGCATCGGTGA
- a CDS encoding T9SS type B sorting domain-containing protein — translation MDVKFTPKICFLWITPRFFTPNGDGINDTWKIDGLTEIQNPEITIYDRFGVIQQQFQGEVEWDGTRNGNQVLASDYWFKISYENTEGVPKEYKSHFTLKR, via the coding sequence ATGGATGTGAAATTTACTCCCAAGATTTGTTTTTTGTGGATTACCCCACGTTTTTTCACTCCCAATGGTGACGGAATCAACGACACATGGAAAATAGATGGCTTAACAGAGATACAGAATCCAGAAATCACCATTTACGATAGATTTGGAGTCATTCAACAGCAATTTCAAGGCGAAGTTGAATGGGATGGTACCCGAAATGGAAATCAGGTTTTAGCTTCCGACTACTGGTTTAAAATTTCTTATGAAAATACTGAAGGAGTTCCAAAGGAATATAAAAGCCATTTCACACTAAAAAGATAA
- a CDS encoding DUF4856 domain-containing protein, whose amino-acid sequence MSAGLIVSCSSDDSDDVDPIGIDNPATYVFEREGETSVSFSGQTTRILMAEEIIAKFQDETTTLEELTAMFAHVEGESDFSDADLNASDKNILGKTAASFDFFSNNATDQVLIRADFESWIQAQVDEVYPNWNVAAMAGAAGQIADGTSVRYITDKGLEMNQVFNKSLIGALMVDQMLNNYISSSVLDPFTAANDSETLVTDKNYTDMEHDWDEAYGYAFGTAADLTDPRPTIGEDDNFLNKYIGRVEGDTDFAGITDDIFEALKLGRAAIVAKEYDVRNEQAEVLRELISEIIGIRAVYYLQQGKNALDQTTPDYGGGFHDLSEGYGFIYSLQFTRQPNSDAPYFTKAEVDAFLIDLLDDGDNGLWDVTPTTLDAISTSIADRFSFTVEEAGS is encoded by the coding sequence ATGTCCGCAGGCTTAATTGTTTCCTGTTCCAGTGATGACTCTGATGATGTTGACCCAATAGGAATAGACAACCCTGCTACATATGTTTTTGAAAGGGAAGGAGAAACTTCAGTAAGCTTTAGTGGTCAGACTACTCGTATTTTAATGGCAGAAGAAATCATAGCCAAATTTCAGGATGAAACTACAACCTTAGAAGAATTGACGGCTATGTTTGCACATGTTGAAGGAGAAAGTGATTTTTCAGATGCTGACCTAAATGCATCAGACAAGAATATTCTTGGCAAAACTGCCGCCTCCTTTGATTTCTTTTCCAATAATGCCACAGATCAGGTTTTGATTCGTGCTGATTTTGAAAGTTGGATACAGGCTCAAGTAGATGAGGTTTATCCAAACTGGAATGTAGCCGCTATGGCGGGAGCTGCCGGTCAGATTGCCGATGGCACCTCTGTAAGATACATTACGGATAAGGGACTTGAAATGAACCAGGTATTCAACAAGTCATTGATTGGGGCCTTGATGGTGGACCAAATGTTGAATAATTATATCAGTTCCTCAGTTTTGGACCCTTTTACTGCTGCTAATGATTCCGAAACTTTGGTGACGGACAAGAATTACACGGATATGGAGCATGACTGGGATGAAGCCTATGGCTATGCCTTTGGTACCGCTGCAGATTTGACCGATCCTAGACCTACTATTGGGGAGGATGACAATTTCTTGAACAAATACATTGGACGCGTTGAGGGCGATACCGATTTTGCCGGTATTACTGATGATATCTTTGAAGCACTAAAATTGGGCCGTGCTGCAATTGTGGCCAAAGAATATGATGTAAGAAACGAACAGGCAGAAGTACTTAGGGAATTAATTTCAGAAATAATCGGTATTAGAGCCGTGTATTATTTGCAGCAAGGTAAAAATGCATTGGATCAAACAACCCCCGACTATGGTGGTGGTTTCCATGACCTATCAGAAGGTTATGGCTTTATTTACAGCTTACAATTCACTCGTCAGCCAAATTCCGATGCGCCGTATTTTACGAAAGCTGAAGTAGATGCTTTTCTAATCGATTTATTGGATGATGGGGACAATGGACTTTGGGACGTGACCCCTACCACCTTGGATGCAATCTCAACATCGATTGCTGACCGATTCAGTTTTACTGTCGAAGAGGCTGGAAGCTAA
- a CDS encoding LysE family translocator has protein sequence MNYEILTAFILGSSVLAIFPGPDNIFVLTQSMTNGVKAGLITVAGLVSGCLVHTTLLAFWWFREVIKRSDTIFFGDQIVWSCLSFISGFYGL, from the coding sequence ATGAACTATGAAATTCTAACTGCTTTCATTTTAGGCTCTTCAGTTTTGGCGATATTTCCAGGCCCCGACAATATCTTTGTGTTGACGCAGAGTATGACCAATGGTGTTAAAGCAGGCCTGATAACGGTAGCAGGCTTGGTAAGCGGTTGTTTGGTTCATACGACCTTACTGGCCTTTTGGTGGTTTCGCGAAGTTATAAAGAGAAGTGATACTATTTTCTTTGGGGATCAAATTGTTTGGAGCTGCTTATCTTTTATATCTGGCTTTTATGGTTTATAA
- a CDS encoding DUF4856 domain-containing protein — MSAGLIVSCSSDDSDDVDPIGIDNPATYVFEREGETSVSFSGQTTRILMAEEIIAKFQDETTTLEELTAMFAHVEGESDFSDADLNASDKNILGKTAASFDFFSNNATDQVLIRADFESWIQAQVDEVYPNWNVAAMAGAAGQIADGTSVRYITDKGLEMNQVFNKSLIGALMVDQMLNNYISSSVLDPFTAANDSETLVTDKNYTDMEHDWDEAYGYAFGTAADLTDPRPTIGEDDNFLNKYIGRVEGDTDFAGITDDIFEALKLGRAAIVAKEYDVRNEQAEVLRELISEIIGIRAVYYLQQGKNALDQTTPDYGGGFHDLSEGYGFIYSLQFTRQPNSDAPYFTKAEVDAFLIDLLDDGDNGLWDVTPTTLDAISTSIADRFSFYCRRGWKLK; from the coding sequence ATGTCCGCAGGCTTAATTGTTTCCTGTTCCAGTGATGACTCTGATGATGTTGACCCAATAGGAATAGACAACCCTGCTACATATGTTTTTGAAAGGGAAGGAGAAACTTCAGTAAGCTTTAGTGGTCAGACTACTCGTATTTTAATGGCAGAAGAAATCATAGCCAAATTTCAGGATGAAACTACAACCTTAGAAGAATTGACGGCTATGTTTGCACATGTTGAAGGAGAAAGTGATTTTTCAGATGCTGACCTAAATGCATCAGACAAGAATATTCTTGGCAAAACTGCCGCCTCCTTTGATTTCTTTTCCAATAATGCCACAGATCAGGTTTTGATTCGTGCTGATTTTGAAAGTTGGATACAGGCTCAAGTAGATGAGGTTTATCCAAACTGGAATGTAGCCGCTATGGCGGGAGCTGCCGGTCAGATTGCCGATGGCACCTCTGTAAGATACATTACGGATAAGGGACTTGAAATGAACCAGGTATTCAACAAGTCATTGATTGGGGCCTTGATGGTGGACCAAATGTTGAATAATTATATCAGTTCCTCAGTTTTGGACCCTTTTACTGCTGCTAATGATTCCGAAACTTTGGTGACGGACAAGAATTACACGGATATGGAGCATGACTGGGATGAAGCCTATGGCTATGCCTTTGGTACCGCTGCAGATTTGACCGATCCTAGACCTACTATTGGGGAGGATGACAATTTCTTGAACAAATACATTGGACGCGTTGAGGGCGATACCGATTTTGCCGGTATTACTGATGATATCTTTGAAGCACTAAAATTGGGCCGTGCTGCAATTGTGGCCAAAGAATATGATGTAAGAAACGAACAGGCAGAAGTACTTAGGGAATTAATTTCAGAAATAATCGGTATTAGAGCCGTGTATTATTTGCAGCAAGGTAAAAATGCATTGGATCAAACAACCCCCGACTATGGTGGTGGTTTCCATGACCTATCAGAAGGTTATGGCTTTATTTACAGCTTACAATTCACTCGTCAGCCAAATTCCGATGCGCCGTATTTTACGAAAGCTGAAGTAGATGCTTTTCTAATCGATTTATTGGATGATGGGGACAATGGACTTTGGGACGTGACCCCTACCACCTTGGATGCAATCTCAACATCGATTGCTGACCGATTCAGTTTTTACTGTCGAAGAGGCTGGAAGCTAAAATGA